The genome window ggtACTTTGTCGTCACTTCTCCAACACAATGTTGCTGTAGTGCAATGTATTGATTGTGATATGTCGCTGAAGATGGAAGAACTCCAGAAATCAGACGTTATTCTTCTTGATAATCTCTCTGAGTTTAAAGAAGAAGTTTCAAACTGTCCCAAGTTTGCTGAATTGTTATCAGCAGGAGTTGATATTTATATTAATGAAGCCTTTTCTGAGTCTCACAAAATGCTTGCATCTACGGTTGGCGTTACACGCTTTTGCTCAGCCTGTATGGCTGGTTATCACTTTGAAGAGAGCCTGTGTCAACTAAAGATGGCTGTGAAAAGGAACCAAGGGCCTCATGTCGCAATAGTATGTCTATATTTCTGAATACACACATTTTAAGGTTGCTTCTCTTCTATAGTCTTCTTCCTGTCATGTAAATCTTGGGCCATTTTGTTTATTGTGTTTGTTCATCACTTCCTAATTATTTCCTATGTTTTAATGTGTTTGCAGGTTGGAGGTGGAAATCTCTATGACAAGGCAGCTGCAATCCATTTTTTAGCTTCCAGAAGTGATGTATTGGTGTTTGTCGGAATGATGTCATTTCAAATAATGCATGCTTTAGGACTTCCTGTTCTTCCCAATTTGGTGGAACCTGGGGCACATGAAGCAGCTTTAGATATAATCCAGCTTGCGCATAATAGGAACATATCTATTATGTACCCCAAAGATTTTTGGTGCACAAATAATCATTTTGAAAACCAGTTGAAACTATTTCCGGCTCATGGTGTTTTGAATGGTGAGATTCTAACCTGGAACTGGACATGCTTGGTAGTTGTTGGTTTGCAGCCTGGCAATTCTTCACATTGCTTGATGAATTTTTAACTATATCTCAAAGGTATTCTGGTCCCTTGTGATTGTTGACATTTGACGTAGCTGTTTCCAGAACTTGCTTCAAGTTAATGATAGTTACACATATAAGAATGCTCTACAAGTTGGAGATTATTAATTCTTTACCATctgcatacttcttcttttgttcgttctttttttcctttttgttattCTACACTTCTACTTCATTGACTTTTGTTTATGAGCATATTTTGCTTGAGAATAGGCTTAGTTTATGATGGGGGAAAATGCATGAGTTCCTTAAATGACGATTGCTCTTTCATTtatgtgtttatttatttattgagatGGTGATTTTTTTTAGGTTGGCTACCAGTTGATCTCGGCCCTAGTTCATTAGAAGAAATAGAGTCTCTACTTGCAAAGTGCCAGGTAAATAAAGTATGAAAAAGTAATATAAGGTAAAGGTAGACTAGGCATGACTTGATATTTCTATCGAAGTTCTTGCATGATATGCTCAAATTATTCTTCTTGCCTGGTGTATTTTAGGTACTTTGTCATCAAATGATGATGTCCTATTTATACTGATATTATTTTTCGTTACTGGTTTTCATGTTCTAACAACTCTGATGACTTTGTGTATACAACAGAAAATTATGTGGATTGGCCTTGTGAAATTCAAATCCTCGAGTAGACAGACAAATGGGGCCATCAAATTGTCTCAAATGCTTTATAAACAATGCCAAAGACATTGTGATGTGACTATCATAGGCAACATGGCCTGCAAGGAGATGAGGGTTGAATCAACTTCTGCCTCAGTTCTTAACCTAATTGATAATGCTTCTGTTGTATGGGATTTTCTCAAAGGAAGAAAGCTTCCAGGAGTCATGGCCTTAGATAGAGTACGTTTTGTGTAATCTTTCTAGGTTTACTGTCTTCCATTTTCTTACCTATATTTACTTTAATTGCTGCAAAACAATACTGTAATGTCATGGTGGTAGATTGTAAAACAGAGATATCGATTTTGCACTTCATGCATTTCTGTCATGCATCATGCTTGGTTTTTCCTCCTACCATGATTTTGCGGGACTTGTCTTGGGAGATGATCTTCGATACTGTAACTTTGTTTTGTGCTTATCTAAATCATTGTCCAGGGTGCTATCTTAATTAGGTGAGGAGAGTAATCTGGCCGTGTCTGCATAATTGTAATATATGTCATGTTCAAAATCTATTGTTGATTCTTTAACATTGAGTTAAAATCTTTACAGATCTGTCTCAGCCTGAAGTGGagttattttatgtttgtttaAGTGCCATCTCACAGATTGGAGCAAACACTGCTATGTAATTTTgcaaattttttcttttccattcttTTGTGCGAATCCAATGCTGGCATTAAGCATTGAATCCATTTCCAAGTGGCGGATTTCTatgtttaaaatatattattaaatttcCTTAGTCTAATGACCGCATTCTATTAAGTGCTAAACAGTATTTGTTCTTTGTGAGTATGTAAATTAGATAGTCTTAGGATCTTCACATGTCTTCGGGAAGTACCCTAAAATAACAATGCTAATTTCCtgttttggattattttttcCTGGAACCTCCTTTAAATTGCTTGCATTATGTTTGTGCAGGCATATCCATTTCTGAATGACTGGAGAAGTGCATTTCGTGATCCTGCACAGCCTCTGGTAGTTGATATAGGAAGCGGTATCATTTTCCTTGTTCCTTTCCTCTAGTTATTAATAAATCCGTTGCAAACGTGTTGGCATcttaaggaaaaagaaaaatgatgcataaatttattttaaaatcatcaACAGGAGCCCATCCAAATTCTAGACCCTTTTTTGGTTAGCATCACAACTGGATGACTTATTTTCTGACTTGCATTATATTTTCCCCTTAAATTGACTTTCCAGTTCTGACGCTTGGATTAAAAATTGACAGGAAATGGACTGTTTATTCTAGGAATGGCTAGAAAGAGGAAACATTTGAACTTTCTTGGTCTAGAGATTAATGAAAAGGTTTTCTTCTCTATGTCTCAATTTTGTTCCTTTCGATTTGCTTTAGTTTTCCATCTAATTTCTAATTAATTTTTGGATCTTTCTTTTTCAGCTTGTTAGGCGTTGTCTAGAGTCTGTTAATCAATCTGCAATTCAGAATGGGTATGGGAATTTTACTTTGCATGGATTCCTTTTGAGACAAATCAAATTCTTAAACTTGATTGAGCTCCTATATAAAGTTTACACCTTGGATCCCACCAAGCATTCTTTATGAACCACTTGTGCAATTAGGTTAGGTATTATTCCGTTTAGGCTAAGTTTGTTTCATTCTTATTTACCTGAGCATATCttgtttggatttttttcttGAGAGGGGCAAAGGCTTAGAGATGTAACCTTTAACAATTGCCTATTTGGATTTTCCATTTTGTCTAGTTTCATATCATGATTTTGATGTGGCATATTTGCCTGATTGATATTTAAGGAAAGTGGAAATTTTAAGAATATATAGAACTATAGATTCATATCATGTCTATTGATATAGAACTATATATTCATATCAGTTCCTTATCATGTGGCATATTCATGATTACTCAGGATTAACCAGGATGGAACCCAAGGAACATATAATCTTTTCTAAGGTTCTTTTTCTTTCCGAGTTCGaataagaattaaaaattgTGAATAAAATGGAAGACTGGACAATTTGGTTGAAAAATAtagatttattattttattcacTGAATTATAATTTGCCTTATATgtgtgacaatttttttttctcattggtTTATAGGCATTTCATTGCAACAAATGCAACATCAACATTTCGTTCTATAGTTTCTAGTTACCCGGGAGAGTTGGTCCTTGTCTCAATACAGGTGCAGAGCGTAAATCTTCATCCTTCTTATCTATTctcactcattatttatttcttcTATTAAGCATTTAATACCATTCAGCATGATTGCTGTCTATTATAACTGTAACCAGTGGAACCATTGCAAATTTGCAACCACTGCCATCACCACATTTTCTCTTTACGCAACATTATATTTGTCTCGTAAAACAGTTCTACCATTTTTGTCATATAACTTTTCTTATTTGCTGTTCAAAATGTCCATCAAATTTGGTGGATTACGATCTTAGGTAATTCATGGTAGGTTACTTCCTTTTGATGGAGTTGTTCTTTAACTGTTGCCAAATGTTGTTGTGATTCATGATAAGTTATGTAATTAGAGGCCCAACTCGTGATTAATATCCAGTAGCTGTCTATGTACTCTTTCTAAGGCATTTAATTCATTTTCTccctttttgtggaattcagAAGGAAAGCAATCATGGAAAATAAAGGGCTCGTCCTTTCTTTTTattactatttttcttttgattttactTCCTTGTCATGTAAGTTGGGAATGGACATCTCGAGGCGGAaaggtttattttttattgcttCCAAGCATGGTCTTTCAGTTGAAGATGtcatttgaagttgctcaatATCATTATAATGCGAATTAAATGGCAATGAAtccttttcatttcatttttttgctACATCAAGATTCTTCCTCTTCAGTGTCCAAACCCTGATTTCAACAAACCAGAACATAGGCGGAGAATGCTGCAACAATCTCTGGTCGAAGCAGTTGCTGATCTCCTTACACATGACGGGAAGGTAATGCCAGTTCCATGCTTTTGCCTGTTGTGGAATTTATATCTATTACCCATCAACAAAAAGAACCCTGATCAGTTTATAAGACAGAGAGGCATGAGACTGACTTGATCTTATTGTTAACTATTCTTGCATTTCTTTAAGGTTTTCCTGCAATCTGACATAGAAACAGTGGCACTGAGAATGAAAGAACAGTTCCTGAAGTATGGGAAGGGTAAACTCAGTGTTGTATGTGACTACCATGATGCCAAAATAAATAGAAGAATATGGCTGGAAGAGAACCCTTTTGAAGTTAGGTCAGACTGGGAACAACATGTCATTGATCGCGGGGCACCGATGTACAGATTAATGCTTTCCAAGTCCAACAATGCTTGAGTGAGTTTATGGCAGATTATACATGCGAAAGCTGGCACCGGTACTTACGTGGCTACAGCATAATTTAGATTGGGCAGGCTCAGATTTCATCCTTTCTTGGTATTTACAACGGTTCAATCTACTCGGAGGTGAGTGTTTGTTTCTCCTCCTCATATTACCTTATATAAAGGTTATCTAGCAGTGACTTGCTAGACTTTTATGTAACTAGTGTTGCTATGCAGCCTATGCTTATAACAGAGTGATTGCCTAATGGTATTTGGAAAGGAGAGGAACACAAGAGAAGGCTGTTGCAATTTCTGATGACGGTTACGCTGGTTTTGTCTGTAAAACAAAACTTTTATCAGTTACATTGGCTTTGTCGATACATGTACCTGTGCAACAACCAGACTAGTTTTAGATTTTTGCTTGTAAGGTAAACAAAAATTGTAAGCTTGAATGGAAATTTGAGCCGAGTCCTCTTTCTATTATCAATCACAATCAATGCTTccccttattttcttttatggtttttcctcatgtataaaaaaaaaagcatcccATTTAAAGAAAGTAACTTTTTTTAACGTCAAACTCATTTAAGACACGACCACATTAATTTTTATCTTATATGATTAATCCTGAGTACACGAATCTCTACGTCTCATACACGCCCAGTAGCGGAGCCACTTAGAAATGATTGGGCCACAGACCCCAATGAAAAAAATTAGTTAATAAAATgggtaaaaaa of Tripterygium wilfordii isolate XIE 37 chromosome 13, ASM1340144v1, whole genome shotgun sequence contains these proteins:
- the LOC120013538 gene encoding phosphoglycerate kinase-like, which codes for MSQLLNAPPGLLFLNKSSFYPSRTSTLTYMKCYAVHSSNQGGSHGIDRIRNSIEYKACSCEEVESDAFPDIVYDEVQSEDFPDIQTLRQFPKEKLDAKVVLVRFDSRFLLQAVVDQSARSVSNALFTIKYLLDAKARVILVTSWTKKIHQEYLSVESFAGTLSSLLQHNVAVVQCIDCDMSLKMEELQKSDVILLDNLSEFKEEVSNCPKFAELLSAGVDIYINEAFSESHKMLASTVGVTRFCSACMAGYHFEESLCQLKMAVKRNQGPHVAIVGGGNLYDKAAAIHFLASRSDVLVFVGMMSFQIMHALGLPVLPNLVEPGAHEAALDIIQLAHNRNISIMYPKDFWCTNNHFENQLKLFPAHGVLNGWLPVDLGPSSLEEIESLLAKCQKIMWIGLVKFKSSSRQTNGAIKLSQMLYKQCQRHCDVTIIGNMACKEMRVESTSASVLNLIDNASVVWDFLKGRKLPGVMALDRAYPFLNDWRSAFRDPAQPLVVDIGSGNGLFILGMARKRKHLNFLGLEINEKLVRRCLESVNQSAIQNGHFIATNATSTFRSIVSSYPGELVLVSIQCPNPDFNKPEHRRRMLQQSLVEAVADLLTHDGKVFLQSDIETVALRMKEQFLKYGKGKLSVVCDYHDAKINRRIWLEENPFEVRSDWEQHVIDRGAPMYRLMLSKSNNA